A part of Larkinella insperata genomic DNA contains:
- a CDS encoding TonB-dependent receptor has product MKENFFYRTLSLRLLMRVGLLPLLLLIWAVGTTFALDGKAQDLLARKVTLRAKQLEMKRVFREIEQQADVQFVYSSRLIPSHQKVTYEAAGQNLEKVLDDLLKPLGAAYEVSGKTIILRKETVNGPSTSLLSVPVLNEAVVDQNVSGKVTDEKGEGIPGVNVVIKGTTRGTNTDASGAYRIVVPDENTTLVFSYVGYASQELVVGGRTTIDISLSVSDKSLDEVVVVGYGEQKKSNVTGSIVSVKASEITKVQSPSFDNALQGKVPGVYVTTNGGQPGGGISVRIRGVGAINNSNPLYIIDGVQVGGGDSENSNPLATINTNDIESIDILKDAASTAIYGTRAANGVVLITTKRGSSGTPRLSWSSYYGIQNPTRKLPNPLNATQFGQNMNTAFVAAGQPAPFADPTTLGVGTNWIDEMMQTGRIQEHQFSIAGGGAKNKYFVSANYFNNDGMMIRTWFERMSVRVNTDNQISDKVKIGNSLSVARINRRDNGAGNRQFIGGVFTNIYQTLPTMPVYNPDGTFAGPVDSRFERPSNPVFDQLRPKIDNEEYNLIGNLYAEYQPIKRLVFRTSFSANVHNGSSYTFNPIWTSGLLNSAGLSSLNVGSSLGRQWTWENTLTYTQDFGKHNVNLLLGTTALDYKGRSAYQNATYDTDAFQEITSQGAKSLSTATSSGEESLASVFGRIAYSYADRYLLTFNLRQDGSSKFGANKKYGVFPSISGGWRVSEEGFFPKNAVVSDLKLRAGWGQVGSDAIGNFMYLARVGSGFNYAFGNQTGQSSIGAALSDLGNPDIKWETVTEYNIGLESGLFNNRLSFSAEYFNRTRTDMLLTLTLPGVSGLQTTVRNVGSLTNKGMEFNLGFRNSVGALRYNLNGNLTTYNNKVVSLGGSRDIVGLTYPGSGAITIIREGQPLGVYYGLISEGLFQTPAEVAAANALDGNEATPYQAAGTAPGDFKYQDLNGDGKIDESDKTIIGNPTPSFTYGFGGDAGYKNFDLSLQFFGVSGNDILNLNRTSLESSGRAWNKIETVTGAWSGPGTSNSIPRPILSDPNLNSRVASHLVENGSYLRLKNIQLGYTISGPGLKKLGVSSARVYVAVQNAFVLTKFSGVDPEVGLDDNNSARAGIYNDLYPQARTSSLGVRFDF; this is encoded by the coding sequence ATGAAAGAAAATTTTTTCTACCGAACCCTTTCCCTCCGGTTACTTATGCGCGTTGGACTTTTACCCCTGTTGCTGCTGATCTGGGCGGTAGGAACGACGTTCGCCCTCGACGGCAAGGCGCAGGACCTGCTGGCCCGAAAAGTAACGCTGCGGGCCAAACAATTGGAAATGAAGCGCGTTTTCCGGGAGATTGAGCAGCAGGCGGATGTGCAGTTTGTCTACAGCTCCCGACTCATCCCGTCGCACCAGAAGGTTACCTACGAAGCGGCCGGGCAAAACCTGGAAAAAGTTCTGGATGACCTGCTCAAACCGCTGGGGGCGGCTTATGAGGTTTCCGGCAAAACCATCATCCTGCGTAAAGAAACCGTTAACGGCCCCAGCACCAGCCTTCTGTCCGTGCCGGTTTTGAACGAAGCCGTGGTGGACCAGAACGTCAGCGGTAAAGTAACCGACGAAAAAGGCGAAGGCATCCCGGGCGTTAACGTCGTTATCAAAGGCACTACCCGGGGCACCAACACCGACGCCAGCGGAGCGTACCGAATCGTCGTACCGGACGAAAATACCACGCTGGTCTTCAGTTACGTAGGGTACGCATCGCAGGAGCTGGTCGTGGGCGGACGAACCACCATTGATATCTCGCTGTCGGTCAGTGACAAATCCCTCGACGAAGTGGTGGTGGTGGGTTACGGCGAGCAGAAGAAAAGCAACGTAACCGGCTCCATTGTTTCCGTTAAAGCGTCCGAAATTACGAAAGTGCAGTCGCCCAGCTTCGACAATGCGCTGCAGGGCAAAGTTCCGGGTGTTTACGTAACCACCAACGGCGGTCAGCCCGGGGGCGGCATTAGCGTCCGGATTCGCGGGGTGGGTGCCATCAACAACAGCAACCCGCTTTACATCATCGACGGTGTGCAGGTGGGCGGTGGCGACAGCGAAAATTCCAACCCGCTGGCGACCATCAACACCAACGATATTGAATCCATCGACATCCTGAAAGATGCCGCTTCGACAGCCATCTACGGAACGCGGGCGGCCAACGGGGTGGTGCTCATCACGACCAAACGCGGCAGTTCGGGAACGCCCCGGCTCAGCTGGAGCAGTTATTACGGGATTCAGAACCCGACCCGAAAGCTGCCGAATCCGCTGAATGCTACCCAGTTTGGACAAAACATGAACACGGCGTTCGTGGCCGCCGGTCAACCCGCCCCGTTTGCGGACCCCACCACACTGGGCGTCGGCACCAACTGGATCGACGAAATGATGCAGACCGGCCGGATTCAGGAACACCAGTTTTCGATTGCAGGCGGGGGCGCCAAGAACAAATATTTTGTGTCGGCCAACTACTTCAACAACGACGGGATGATGATCCGGACGTGGTTTGAGCGGATGTCGGTGCGGGTGAATACCGACAACCAGATTTCCGACAAAGTGAAAATTGGCAACAGCCTGTCGGTGGCCCGGATCAACCGCCGGGACAACGGCGCGGGCAACCGGCAATTCATCGGCGGGGTGTTTACCAACATCTACCAGACCTTGCCGACCATGCCGGTGTACAATCCCGACGGCACGTTTGCGGGCCCGGTCGACAGCCGGTTTGAACGGCCCTCCAACCCGGTTTTTGATCAGCTACGCCCTAAAATCGACAACGAAGAGTACAACCTGATCGGCAATCTGTACGCGGAGTACCAGCCCATCAAACGCCTGGTTTTCCGCACCAGCTTCTCGGCCAACGTGCACAACGGTTCCAGCTACACCTTCAACCCGATCTGGACGTCGGGGCTGCTCAACTCGGCGGGCCTTTCGTCGCTGAACGTGGGCTCATCGCTGGGCCGCCAGTGGACCTGGGAAAACACCCTGACCTACACCCAGGATTTCGGTAAGCACAACGTAAACCTGCTGCTGGGCACGACGGCGCTCGATTACAAAGGCCGCTCGGCGTACCAGAACGCCACCTACGACACCGATGCTTTCCAAGAAATTACCAGCCAGGGAGCCAAATCGCTGAGCACGGCCACCAGTTCGGGCGAAGAATCACTGGCGTCCGTCTTTGGCCGGATTGCCTACAGCTACGCCGACCGGTACCTGCTGACCTTCAACCTGCGCCAGGACGGTTCCTCCAAGTTCGGAGCGAATAAAAAATACGGCGTCTTTCCGTCGATTTCGGGGGGCTGGCGCGTGTCGGAGGAAGGTTTCTTTCCCAAGAATGCCGTGGTCAGCGACCTGAAACTCCGGGCGGGCTGGGGTCAGGTGGGTTCGGATGCCATCGGAAACTTCATGTACCTGGCCCGCGTCGGCAGCGGCTTCAACTACGCCTTCGGCAACCAGACGGGCCAGTCGTCCATCGGGGCGGCCCTGAGCGACCTGGGCAACCCCGACATCAAGTGGGAAACCGTAACGGAATACAACATCGGGCTGGAATCGGGGCTGTTCAACAACCGCCTGAGCTTTTCGGCGGAATATTTCAACCGGACCCGCACCGACATGCTGCTGACGCTGACGCTGCCGGGCGTATCGGGCCTGCAAACCACCGTGCGCAATGTGGGAAGCCTGACCAACAAGGGCATGGAATTCAACCTGGGATTCCGCAACTCGGTGGGCGCGCTGCGCTACAACCTGAACGGGAACCTGACCACTTATAACAACAAAGTGGTTTCGCTGGGCGGCAGCCGCGACATTGTCGGCTTGACTTACCCGGGTTCGGGCGCCATCACGATCATCCGCGAAGGCCAGCCCCTGGGCGTGTACTACGGCTTGATTTCCGAAGGCTTGTTTCAGACCCCGGCTGAAGTGGCAGCCGCCAACGCCCTCGACGGCAACGAAGCCACCCCCTACCAGGCCGCCGGAACCGCCCCGGGCGATTTCAAATACCAGGACCTGAACGGCGACGGCAAAATCGACGAATCCGACAAAACCATCATTGGCAACCCGACGCCCTCGTTTACCTACGGTTTCGGCGGGGATGCCGGTTACAAGAACTTTGACCTGAGCCTGCAATTCTTCGGTGTGAGCGGCAACGACATTCTGAACCTGAACCGGACAAGTCTGGAAAGCTCGGGCCGGGCCTGGAACAAAATTGAAACCGTTACCGGCGCCTGGAGCGGTCCGGGAACGAGCAACAGCATTCCGCGCCCCATCCTGTCGGACCCCAACCTGAACAGCCGCGTGGCCAGTCACCTGGTCGAGAACGGTTCGTACCTGCGTTTGAAAAACATTCAGCTGGGATACACCATCAGCGGCCCGGGTCTTAAGAAACTGGGAGTTAGCTCGGCGCGGGTGTACGTGGCCGTTCAGAACGCGTTCGTGCTGACCAAATTCAGCGGGGTTGATCCGGAAGTCGGGCTCGACGACAACAACAGCGCCCGGGCCGGTATTTACAACGACCTGTATCCGCAGGCCCGCACCTCGTCGCTGGGTGTTCGATTCGATTTTTAA
- a CDS encoding FecR family protein: MQQYLTYTAEQFVWDDLFRDWVLHPTPATHAIWQQWLAEHPEKTAVVQQARALVLALQVREQPLGETELEESIRQTVTRATAGETEGRVVHSGWFNRNRWLAAASVALLLALGGWLWENRLLRSESSRTSKEQPPSRLTERENLTQKPLLVNLSDGSVVVLQPRSKLRFPAVFEAGKREVHLTGDAFFEVRKDPKRPFLVFAGEIVTKVLGTSFSVRAFQDDPGISVKVKTGRVAVFHRNHLPTAASPNTPEVVLKANQQVEYSRQKARMTKSPLLPTDTERDPVFYQFAFDDTPLPTVLKTLEDAYGIRIVYDENQVRDCPLTARFADQSLHEMLQFICTALNGSYSMQDGQLVLDIKGCNA; the protein is encoded by the coding sequence ATGCAACAGTATCTTACTTACACGGCTGAACAATTCGTCTGGGACGATCTTTTCCGGGACTGGGTGCTGCACCCGACCCCTGCTACCCACGCGATCTGGCAACAGTGGCTGGCCGAACATCCGGAAAAAACGGCGGTGGTCCAACAGGCCCGGGCGCTGGTGCTGGCCCTGCAGGTTCGGGAGCAGCCGTTGGGGGAAACCGAGCTGGAAGAGTCCATCCGGCAGACGGTGACCCGGGCCACGGCAGGTGAAACCGAAGGGCGGGTGGTTCATTCGGGTTGGTTTAACCGAAACCGCTGGCTGGCCGCGGCTTCGGTGGCGCTGTTGCTGGCCCTGGGCGGGTGGTTATGGGAAAACCGTCTTCTGCGGTCCGAGTCGTCACGGACGTCGAAAGAACAGCCCCCCTCCCGGTTGACGGAGCGTGAGAACCTGACCCAGAAGCCCCTGCTGGTGAACCTCAGCGACGGCAGCGTGGTAGTCCTCCAGCCCAGGAGCAAGCTGCGGTTTCCAGCGGTTTTCGAAGCCGGAAAGCGGGAAGTTCACCTGACCGGGGATGCTTTTTTTGAAGTCCGGAAAGATCCCAAGCGGCCCTTTCTGGTATTTGCCGGTGAAATCGTGACCAAGGTGTTGGGAACCAGTTTTTCGGTGCGGGCTTTTCAGGACGACCCCGGCATCTCCGTAAAGGTCAAAACGGGCCGGGTGGCGGTATTCCACCGGAATCATCTGCCAACGGCGGCTTCTCCGAACACCCCGGAGGTGGTGCTGAAAGCCAATCAGCAGGTGGAGTATTCCCGGCAGAAAGCCCGCATGACGAAAAGCCCTTTGCTGCCGACTGATACCGAACGGGACCCCGTTTTTTACCAGTTTGCGTTTGACGATACGCCTTTGCCGACGGTCTTGAAAACGCTGGAAGATGCGTACGGAATTCGCATTGTTTACGACGAAAATCAGGTCAGAGATTGCCCGCTGACGGCCCGGTTTGCCGACCAGTCGCTGCACGAAATGCTTCAGTTTATCTGCACGGCCCTCAACGGCAGTTATTCGATGCAGGACGGTCAGCTTGTGCTCGACATTAAAGGCTGTAATGCGTAA